The following proteins are co-located in the Perca fluviatilis chromosome 22, GENO_Pfluv_1.0, whole genome shotgun sequence genome:
- the LOC120552744 gene encoding 5'-AMP-activated protein kinase subunit gamma-2-like, translated as MKRLSNLMMKRWKETERWTERRKSEPYGGEEEEEEEKTVRPMMRRRSEPFARMQENSGKKERRKSESHVEEEERKERKRTESGRGRERRTSASWILAQDGARGSRHDGGQTDRKQTNRKQTDRKQTDRKQTTLRRRSSEPCGVLHIQLLPVSDRKRRELLQRRTGRRASCSVDGDEHAARRIRGRSQPGGPLDHTFSLSSPPPPSLPRPEGGGSVFRLETYLSEPRRPETRRLRSFSSPPDPGQRCLQLPPPPARRLVESADSRMSEQPDPEDSAALEESERDIYMRFMKCHKCYDIIPTSSKLVVFDTTLQVKKAFFALVANGVRAAPLWESKTQIFVGRFESQRVVSVSQVQIYELEEHKIETWRELYLQETFKPLVHISPDASIFEAVHSLIKNKIHRLPVIDPVSGNALYILTHKRILKFLQLFVCEMPMPAFMKQSLEDLSVGTYANIAYIHPDTPLITALSVFTHRRVSALPVVDHNGRVVDIYSKFDVINLAAEKTYNNLDVTVTQALRHRSQYFEGVMKCNKLETLETIVVRIVKAEVHRLVVVDEESRIVGIVSLSDILQALVLTPAGLGRKESLPSQPTALHSTQPETESKPEPDPNQNQDQELGEVTERETDAAETCQQGETEGATEEGEKVGEQEKVEGAEEGTEMEGDSEVRQAESEDTPETEGETETQTEGKIETQTEGE; from the exons ATGAAGCGTCTGAGCAACCTAATGatgaagaggtggaaggagacgGAGAGATGgacggagaggaggaagagcgaGCCGTacggaggagaggaagaggaggaagaggagaagacgGTCAGAccgatgatgaggaggaggtctGAACCTTTTGCACGGATGCAGGAGAACAGCGGTAAGAAGGAACGCAGGAAGTCAGAGTCCCacgtggaggaagaggagaggaaagagaggaagaggacggAGAGcggcagagggagggagaggaggacgTCTGCGTCCTGGATCCTGGCGCAGGACGGAGCGAGGGGGTCGAGACACGAT GGCGGACAGACGGACAGGAAGCAGACCAACAGGAAGCAGACGGACaggaagcagacagacaggaagcagaCGACCCTGCGGCGGCGGAGCTCGGAGCCCTGCGGCGTCCTGCACATCCAGCTGCTTCCTGTGTCCGACAGGAAGAGGCGGGAGCTGCTGCAGAGGCGTACTGGACGGCGTGCGTCCTGCAGCGTGGACGGAGACGAACATGCGGCCCGGAGGATCAGGGGGCGGTCCCAGCCCGGCGGCCCGCTGGACCACA ccttcagcctctcctccccccctcccccctccctcccccgtccagaggggggggggagtgttTTCCGTCTGGAGACGTACCTGTCGGAGCCGAGGCGTCCGGAGACCCGGAGGCTGCGCTCCTTCTCCTCCCCCCCCGACCCCGGCCAGCGCTGCCTCcagctgcctcctcctcctgccaGGAGGCTG gtggagTCTGCAGACAGCAGGATGTCGGAGCAGCCGGACCCCGAGGACTCTGCTG CGTTGGAGGAGTCGGAGAGAGACATCTACATGCGCTTCATGAAGTGTCACAAATGTTACGACATCATCCCCACCAGCTCCAAACTAGTGGTGTTTGATACCACGctgcag GTGAAGAAAGCATTCTTTGCTCTGGTGGCAAACGGAGTGAGAGCTGCTCCTCTCTGGGAGAGCAAGACACAGATCTTCGtag GGAGATTTGAGTCTCAGCGTGTTGTTTCTGTCTCTCAGGTTCAGATCTACGAGCTGGAGGAGCACAAGATCGAGACgtggagag AGCTATACCTGCAGGAGACCTTCAAACCTCTGGTCCACATCTCACCTGATGCcag taTATTTGAAGCGGTGCACTCTCTGATAAAGAATAAGATCCACCGGCTGCCTGTCATCGACCCGGTCAGCGGGAACGCTCTCTACATCCTGACTCACAAGAGGATCCTCAAGTTCCTGCAGCTCTTC gtgTGTGAGATGCCGATGCCAGCCTTCATGAAGCAGTCTCTGGAGGATCTGTCCGTGGGGACGTACGCCAACATCGCCTACATCCACCCCGACACGCCGCTCATCACCGCGCTGTCCGTCTTCACGCACCGCCGCGTCTCCGCCCTGCCCGTCGTCGACCACAACG GTAGAGTGGTGGACATCTACTCCAAGTTTGACGTCATC AACCTGGCGGCGGAGAAGACGTACAACAACCTGGACGTGACGGTGACCCAGGCGCTCCGACACCGCTCGCAGTACTTCGAAGGAGTTATGAAGTGCAACAAACTGGAGACTCTGGAGACCATCGTGGTCCGCATCGTCAAGGCCGAG gttcaCAGGCTGGTTGTTGTTGATGAAGAGTCTCGTATCGTCGGCATCGTCTCTCTGTCTGACATCCTGCAGGCGCTGGTCCTGACCCCCGCAG GTCTGGGCAGGAAGGAGTCTCTCCCGTCTCAACCGACAGCTTTGCATTCAACACAACCAGAGACAGAAAGTAAACCTGAACCAGATCCAAACCAAAACCAGGACCAGGAGTTGGGTGAAgtaacagaaagagagactgatGCTGCTGAGACctgccagcagggggagacagagggggcaacagaggaaggagagaaagtgGGGGAGCAAGAGAAGGTGGAAGGTGCAGAGGAGGGtacagagatggagggagacagTGAggtgagacaggcagagagtGAAGACACACCAGAAacagagggggagacagagacacaaacagaggggaagatagagacacaaacagagggggag